One Syntrophaceae bacterium DNA window includes the following coding sequences:
- the groL gene encoding chaperonin GroEL (60 kDa chaperone family; promotes refolding of misfolded polypeptides especially under stressful conditions; forms two stacked rings of heptamers to form a barrel-shaped 14mer; ends can be capped by GroES; misfolded proteins enter the barrel where they are refolded when GroES binds) has translation MGAKILQYDEVARKSILDGVNALADAVKVTLGPKGRNVIIEKSFGSPVVTKDGVTVAKEVELEDKFENMGAQMVREVASRTSDVAGDGTTTATILAQAIYREGAKTVAAGSNPMDIKRGIDKAVECVIEELKKLSKPTKDQKEIAQVGTISANNDESIGNIIAEAMGKVGKEGVITVEEAKGLQTELEVVEGMQFDRGYVSPYFVTNPDKMEVNFEDAYILIHDKKISGMKDLLPVLEAAARSGKPLLIIAEEIEGEALATLVVNKIRGTLQVAAVKAPGFGDRRKAMLEDIAILTGGKVISEEMGMKLENAQLQDLGRARKITIDKDNTTIIDGAGSRADLEGRVKQIRAQIEETTSDYDREKLQERLAKLVGGVALIRVGAATETEMKEKKARVEDALNATRAAVEEGIVPGGGVAYIRCLPALEKLVLEGDQQVGVNIVKKALEEPLRMIAANAGCEGSIVVEKVKEKKGPWGFNAATEEYEDLVKAGVIDPTKVTRSALQNAASVAGLMLTTQCMVAEKPKKETPMPPMPGGGYGGMDM, from the coding sequence ATGGGTGCAAAGATTCTGCAGTATGACGAGGTCGCGAGAAAGTCGATTCTCGACGGCGTCAACGCGCTGGCGGATGCGGTCAAGGTAACCTTGGGCCCCAAGGGCCGGAACGTCATCATCGAGAAGAGCTTCGGTTCCCCCGTCGTGACCAAGGACGGCGTCACGGTGGCCAAGGAAGTGGAGCTCGAGGACAAGTTCGAGAACATGGGCGCCCAGATGGTGCGCGAGGTGGCGAGCCGCACGAGCGACGTGGCCGGCGACGGCACCACGACGGCCACCATCCTGGCTCAGGCCATCTACCGTGAGGGCGCGAAGACCGTTGCCGCGGGCAGCAACCCCATGGACATCAAGCGCGGCATCGACAAGGCCGTCGAGTGCGTCATCGAGGAACTCAAGAAGCTCTCCAAGCCCACGAAGGACCAGAAGGAGATTGCCCAGGTCGGCACCATCTCGGCCAACAACGACGAGTCGATCGGCAACATCATCGCCGAGGCGATGGGCAAGGTCGGCAAGGAAGGCGTCATCACCGTGGAAGAGGCCAAGGGTCTCCAGACGGAGCTCGAGGTGGTCGAGGGCATGCAGTTCGACCGCGGCTACGTCTCCCCCTACTTCGTGACCAACCCCGACAAGATGGAGGTCAACTTCGAGGACGCCTACATCCTGATCCACGACAAGAAGATCAGCGGCATGAAGGACCTGCTGCCCGTGCTCGAGGCGGCGGCCCGCAGCGGCAAGCCCCTGCTCATCATCGCCGAGGAGATCGAGGGCGAGGCCCTGGCCACCCTGGTCGTCAACAAGATCCGCGGCACCCTGCAGGTGGCGGCCGTGAAGGCCCCCGGCTTCGGTGACCGCCGCAAGGCCATGCTCGAGGACATCGCGATCCTGACGGGCGGCAAGGTCATCTCCGAGGAGATGGGCATGAAGCTCGAGAATGCCCAGCTGCAGGACCTCGGGCGCGCCCGCAAGATCACCATCGACAAGGACAACACGACGATCATCGACGGCGCCGGCTCCCGGGCCGACCTCGAGGGCCGCGTGAAGCAGATCCGCGCCCAGATCGAGGAGACCACGTCCGACTACGACCGCGAGAAGCTCCAGGAGCGCCTCGCGAAGCTCGTCGGCGGCGTTGCCCTGATCCGCGTGGGCGCGGCCACCGAGACGGAGATGAAGGAGAAGAAGGCCCGCGTCGAGGACGCCCTGAACGCGACCCGCGCGGCCGTCGAGGAGGGCATCGTCCCCGGCGGCGGGGTGGCCTACATCCGATGCCTGCCGGCCCTGGAGAAGCTCGTTCTCGAGGGCGACCAGCAGGTGGGCGTCAACATCGTGAAGAAGGCCCTCGAGGAGCCCCTCCGGATGATCGCGGCCAATGCGGGCTGCGAGGGCTCCATCGTGGTGGAGAAGGTCAAGGAAAAGAAGGGCCCTTGGGGGTTCAACGCGGCGACCGAGGAGTACGAGGACCTCGTGAAGGCGGGCGTCATCGACCCGACGAAGGTCACCCGCTCGGCCCTCCAGAACGCCGCCTCCGTGGCGGGTCTCATGCTGACCACCCAGTGCATGGTGGCCGAGAAGCCCAAGAAGGAGACCCCCATGCCGCCCATGCCCGGCGGCGGGTACGGCGGAATGGACATGTAA
- the groES gene encoding co-chaperone GroES gives MKIRPLYDRLIVRRVAEEEKTKGGIIIPDTAKDKPTEGEVVAAGKGRLLEDGKVIPMDVKQGDRILFSKYAGNEVKIDGVEYLIMREEDVLGIIEKK, from the coding sequence ATGAAGATCAGGCCATTGTACGACAGACTTATCGTGAGGCGCGTTGCGGAGGAGGAGAAGACCAAGGGCGGCATCATCATTCCCGACACCGCAAAGGACAAGCCCACCGAGGGTGAGGTCGTGGCAGCGGGCAAGGGCAGGCTCCTCGAGGACGGCAAGGTCATCCCCATGGACGTCAAGCAGGGCGACCGGATCCTCTTCAGCAAGTACGCGGGCAACGAGGTCAAGATCGACGGCGTCGAGTACCTCATCATGAGGGAAGAGGACGTGCTCGGAATCATCGAGAAGAAGTAA
- a CDS encoding inorganic phosphate transporter has product MDSTLLFVGFIIAVALAFDFINGFHDAANSIATVVSTRVLSPQQAVVWAAFFNFAAVFFVGVQVAKTVGTGIINVQIVDNFLILSALIGAIAWNLITWWLGLPSSSSHALIGGLIGAGLVKGGTEVLVWWGIIKTTLFIVISPTIGLILGFLIMIVVLNLSHDKSVRRADQIFRRLQLFSAAIYSLSHGMNDAQKTMGIITMVLFSAGYITGGFHVPLWVIIASYAFISLGTMAGGWRIVKTMGTKITKLAPMGGFCAETAAALSIIGATLGGIPVSTTHTIAGAIVGVGATRRLTAVRWGVAGTIIWAWVLTIPMSALIAALAYFVSLKLN; this is encoded by the coding sequence ATGGATAGCACGCTCCTCTTTGTCGGCTTCATCATTGCCGTCGCGCTGGCCTTCGACTTCATAAACGGCTTCCACGATGCGGCGAATTCCATCGCCACCGTGGTGTCCACCCGCGTTCTCTCCCCGCAGCAGGCCGTGGTATGGGCCGCCTTCTTCAACTTCGCAGCGGTTTTCTTCGTCGGCGTGCAGGTCGCCAAGACTGTTGGTACCGGGATCATCAACGTCCAGATCGTGGACAATTTTCTCATCCTTTCGGCGCTCATCGGCGCGATCGCATGGAATCTCATCACCTGGTGGCTGGGTCTGCCGAGCAGCTCCTCCCACGCTCTCATCGGCGGCCTGATCGGTGCAGGCTTGGTGAAGGGCGGCACGGAGGTGCTCGTGTGGTGGGGGATCATCAAGACGACGCTGTTCATCGTGATCTCCCCGACGATCGGGCTGATCCTGGGGTTTCTCATCATGATCGTCGTGCTGAACCTGAGCCACGACAAGAGCGTCCGAAGGGCCGACCAGATCTTCCGCCGACTGCAGCTCTTCTCGGCGGCCATCTACAGCCTGAGCCACGGCATGAACGATGCCCAGAAGACCATGGGCATCATCACGATGGTCCTCTTCAGCGCGGGGTACATCACGGGGGGATTCCACGTGCCGCTCTGGGTAATCATTGCGAGCTACGCGTTTATCTCCCTGGGGACCATGGCCGGCGGGTGGCGGATCGTCAAGACGATGGGGACGAAGATCACCAAACTCGCACCCATGGGCGGGTTCTGCGCGGAAACGGCGGCGGCCCTGTCCATCATCGGGGCCACGCTCGGGGGTATCCCCGTCAGCACGACCCATACGATTGCCGGCGCGATCGTCGGCGTGGGAGCCACGAGGCGACTCACTGCGGTCCGCTGGGGGGTCGCGGGCACCATCATCTGGGCCTGGGTTCTGACCATTCCCATGTCGGCCCTGATCGCCGCCCTGGCCTATTTCGTTTCCCTGAAACTGAACTGA
- a CDS encoding DUF47 domain-containing protein gives MKFVPKDEKFYDLFEELACKIEEGAKLFVEILSDYQQNEPKLVKLKEIEHEADEITHRAYERMHRTFLTPIDREDVYALVNKMDSILDMIEASAVRMYLYKVKTPAEELHVLMRILTEAIAKVKDVVHALRDKKNFKMILEACVEINTLENEGDYVLRTAMARLFEREKDPIELIKWKEIFERIEESIDVCEDVSNIIEGIVLKHG, from the coding sequence GTGAAGTTCGTCCCGAAGGATGAGAAGTTCTACGACCTCTTCGAAGAGCTTGCCTGCAAGATCGAGGAAGGTGCAAAACTCTTCGTCGAAATCCTGAGCGACTATCAACAAAACGAACCGAAACTCGTGAAACTCAAGGAGATCGAGCACGAGGCCGACGAAATCACCCACCGGGCCTACGAGCGGATGCACAGGACCTTTCTGACCCCCATCGACCGCGAGGACGTCTACGCCCTTGTCAACAAGATGGACAGCATCCTGGACATGATCGAGGCCTCGGCGGTGCGCATGTACCTGTACAAGGTCAAGACGCCGGCCGAGGAACTCCATGTTCTGATGCGAATCCTCACGGAGGCGATAGCCAAGGTAAAGGACGTCGTTCATGCCCTCCGGGACAAGAAGAACTTCAAGATGATCCTCGAGGCCTGCGTGGAGATCAACACACTGGAAAATGAGGGGGATTACGTGCTCCGCACGGCCATGGCCCGCCTCTTCGAGCGCGAGAAAGACCCCATCGAGCTCATCAAGTGGAAGGAGATTTTCGAGCGGATCGAAGAATCCATCGACGTCTGCGAGGACGTATCCAACATCATCGAAGGCATCGTCCTGAAACATGGATAG
- a CDS encoding HAMP domain-containing protein gives MRGKLFLKIFGSHLVIAAIAIGVVGVLVGNQIREKLDRQIEAELFAYARIVELTPLKEVAQRADEIARITRTRVTVIDREGTVIAETDRDATTLGSHFDRPEIQEARVRGKGTAVRYSQAVGEEMKYVALPIREGDRIAGYIRLARPLVEVRKSVEEFTALVLRSFLVILVLSVAAALFFSRRLTSPIREMERFTERLRRGETPGKLLVRTSDEIGLLAENINYIVEELQRRIDALQEEKGKVEAAFSSAMDGVLLLGIDGKIETVNQGMRSLVGNRYGEIIGKTPLEAFRNLDLQKALDQYRATAQPVFQEIVFGEGPPNVFDVAISGVRGVPGGEGKIMLVFHDVTRLKKLERMRVDFVANVTHEIKTPLTAILGFVETLQEGAIEDRETAKKFLTTISRHAERLNRLVEDLLTISNIELGEMRFCFESVSLAGIVQSVMNILHVKAQEKRIDLAVEIPEGLPPIRADRDRLSQILINVLDNAVKFTPAGGRVRLSAAAADGEVLVRIEDTGIGVPRDEIGRLGERFYRVDKTRSRELGGTGLGLSIVKHLMAAHRGRMEIESQLGRGTTVFLYFPTYRDDTP, from the coding sequence ATGCGCGGAAAGCTTTTCCTCAAGATCTTCGGCTCCCACCTGGTGATCGCCGCCATCGCCATCGGGGTCGTGGGTGTCCTGGTCGGGAACCAGATCCGCGAGAAGCTCGACCGGCAGATCGAGGCCGAGCTGTTCGCCTACGCACGCATCGTCGAACTCACCCCGTTGAAGGAGGTCGCACAGCGCGCCGATGAGATCGCGAGGATCACCCGCACCCGCGTGACCGTCATCGACCGGGAGGGCACGGTCATCGCCGAGACCGATCGGGACGCGACCACCCTCGGGAGCCACTTCGACCGGCCTGAGATCCAGGAGGCCCGCGTGCGGGGAAAGGGCACGGCCGTCCGCTACAGCCAGGCCGTGGGCGAGGAGATGAAGTACGTGGCCCTGCCGATCCGCGAGGGGGACCGGATTGCGGGGTACATCCGGCTTGCCCGCCCGCTGGTCGAGGTCCGCAAGAGCGTAGAGGAATTCACGGCTCTCGTCCTGCGGTCCTTCCTCGTGATCCTGGTTCTGTCGGTCGCGGCGGCCCTCTTCTTTTCCAGGCGCCTCACCTCGCCGATCCGCGAGATGGAGCGGTTCACGGAGAGGCTGCGCAGGGGAGAGACGCCCGGCAAGCTCCTGGTCCGAACCTCGGACGAGATCGGCCTGCTGGCCGAAAACATCAACTACATCGTCGAGGAGCTCCAGAGGCGGATCGACGCCCTCCAGGAGGAAAAGGGCAAGGTGGAGGCGGCTTTCTCGAGCGCCATGGACGGGGTCCTCCTGCTGGGCATCGACGGGAAGATCGAAACCGTCAACCAGGGGATGCGCAGCCTGGTCGGCAACCGCTACGGCGAGATCATCGGCAAGACCCCTCTGGAGGCGTTCCGCAACCTCGATCTGCAGAAGGCCCTGGATCAGTACCGCGCGACCGCCCAGCCCGTCTTTCAGGAGATTGTCTTCGGCGAGGGGCCCCCGAACGTGTTCGATGTGGCCATCTCCGGCGTGCGCGGCGTCCCGGGCGGCGAAGGCAAGATCATGCTCGTCTTCCACGATGTCACGCGCCTCAAGAAACTGGAACGCATGCGGGTGGATTTCGTGGCCAACGTCACCCACGAGATCAAGACCCCGCTGACGGCCATCCTGGGTTTCGTCGAGACCCTCCAGGAGGGGGCCATCGAGGACCGGGAAACGGCGAAGAAATTCCTGACCACGATCTCGCGGCACGCGGAGCGGCTCAACCGGCTGGTGGAGGACCTGCTGACGATCTCGAACATCGAGCTGGGCGAGATGCGGTTCTGCTTCGAGAGCGTCTCCTTGGCCGGGATCGTGCAGAGCGTCATGAACATCCTGCACGTCAAGGCACAGGAGAAGCGAATCGACCTGGCCGTCGAGATTCCCGAGGGCCTGCCTCCCATCCGGGCCGACCGGGACCGGCTGAGCCAGATTCTGATCAATGTCCTGGACAACGCCGTCAAGTTCACCCCCGCGGGCGGCCGCGTGAGGCTCTCCGCGGCGGCGGCGGACGGCGAGGTGCTCGTGCGGATCGAGGACACGGGCATCGGCGTGCCGCGTGACGAGATCGGACGTCTCGGCGAGCGCTTCTACCGCGTTGACAAGACCCGTTCCCGGGAGCTGGGGGGGACGGGGCTCGGACTTTCCATCGTCAAGCACCTCATGGCGGCCCACCGGGGCCGGATGGAGATCGAGAGCCAGCTCGGCCGGGGTACAACCGTGTTCCTCTATTTCCCCACCTACCGCGACGACACCCCCTGA
- the phoU gene encoding phosphate signaling complex protein PhoU, whose protein sequence is MEEVKRTSQHYENELQAIKQNLLYLGALTEHAIENVLASLLDRKSDLARKVIDGDAEIDRLDTEIEEQCIRLLALRQPIARDLRFITTAIKINGHLERIGDMAVNIAERVLALNEQPQLKPYIDLPRMAEIAREMIRGSLDAFVREDCQLANSIRRKDAEIDTLNEQIFRELLTFMLEDARTIHRALLIMQVSKNLERIADHAKGIADMVVYMVTGINVRHQWPGEAADDSADDEKRRQP, encoded by the coding sequence ATGGAAGAAGTCAAGCGCACGAGCCAGCACTACGAGAATGAATTGCAGGCCATCAAGCAGAACCTCCTGTATCTGGGAGCCCTCACGGAGCACGCCATCGAAAACGTCCTGGCGTCCCTGCTGGACCGCAAGTCGGACCTGGCCCGGAAGGTCATTGACGGGGACGCCGAGATCGACCGGCTCGACACGGAGATCGAGGAGCAGTGCATCCGCCTTCTGGCCCTGCGTCAGCCCATCGCCCGCGATCTGCGCTTCATCACGACGGCCATCAAGATCAACGGCCACCTCGAGCGGATCGGCGACATGGCCGTCAACATCGCCGAGCGGGTCCTGGCCCTCAACGAGCAGCCCCAGCTCAAACCGTACATAGACCTGCCGCGCATGGCGGAGATCGCCCGCGAGATGATCCGGGGCAGCCTCGACGCCTTCGTGCGGGAGGACTGCCAGCTTGCCAACAGCATCCGCCGCAAGGATGCGGAAATCGATACCCTCAACGAGCAGATCTTCCGGGAGCTGCTCACCTTCATGCTCGAGGATGCCCGCACGATCCACCGGGCCCTGCTGATCATGCAGGTCTCGAAAAACCTGGAGCGTATCGCCGATCACGCCAAGGGCATCGCGGACATGGTCGTATACATGGTCACGGGCATCAACGTGAGGCACCAGTGGCCCGGCGAGGCTGCGGATGACAGTGCTGATGACGAGAAAAGGCGGCAGCCGTGA